GGTCCCAACCTGTGCGACAACAATGAAATGCTCGCGGTTAAGATCCTGTTCTTCCTCACCGGGCACACCCAGCAACTGGCGCAGCCGGACCAGCGGCAACAGTACATTGCGCAGGCGAAGAACCGGCGTGCCGTGAATATTCTCGATGGTATGTTCGGAATTGTCGCTGGAACGGACCAGTTCCACGACACTGATCTGCGGGATGGCGAAACGTTCCTCGGCACATTCCACGATCAGGGCCGAAACAATGGCCAGCGTCAGCGGGATCTTGATCAGGAAGGTGCTTCCCTTCCCTTCCACTGACTTCAGTTCGACGTTACCGCCGATCTTGTCAATGTTGGTTTTCACCACATCCATACCGACACCGCGACCGGAAACGGAGGTTACCTGCTGTGCGGTAGAGAAACCTGCCGCGAAAATGAACTGTTGAATCTGGTGGTCATTCATCGATTCCAGTTCGGATTCGCTCGCCAGGCCGTTGGAAATCACCTTTTCCCGGATTCGGGCCATATTCAGACCGCGGCCATCGTCGCTGATCTCAATATGAATATGTCCGCCCTCGTGATAGGCATTCAGAGTGATCGTACCTGTTTCCGATTTGCCGGACGCCTCACGCGTTGCCGGGTCTTCAATCCCGTGGTCCGCCGAGTTTCGCACCATATGGGTCAGCGGATCCTTGATGATATCGAGAACCTGCCGGTCCAGTTCGGTTTCCGCGCCGATCATCTGCAGGTCAATCTTCTTGTTCAGTTCGATCGACAGGTCACGCACGATACGCGGCAGTTTGGCCCAGGCGTTGCCGATAGGCTGCATGCGCGTCTTCATGACGCCTTCCTGCAACTCACTGGTCACATGGCTCAATCGCTGCAGCGGGGCATTGAACTCGCTGTCACCATGTTTGTCACCGTGGCTGCGCAGGATTTGCAGCAACTGGTTACGGGTGAGGACCAGTTCGGACACCATCGTCATCAGATTTTCCAGCAGGTCCACATTCACGCGGATGGTCTGGACGATGCCGCTGCCCTCTTTCTTTTCGGCAGCCATCGTGGTCTTCCGGTCGTCCTTATGGCTGTCCGCAGCCGCCGGAGCCGTTTCCTTGACCGGCGCCGGCACCTGGCTGGCTTCTTCCGCCGGCTTTTCATCGGCACCACCGGCCTCAGAGCGTTTCTTCGCGGCCATAGGATCGCCGGGGCCTTTATATTCAGCAGCTTCAAAAGCGGCCTGCAGTTCGGGGGAATCCTGCGCGACCTCTTCGGAATTCATCATTGCGTCCAAAGCCGCGCTACCCGTTGCCGGCGCAGCAGGCTCTGCCGCAGCCTCGGCTTCCATGGCCGCAGCGGCCTCTTCGTCTTCCTGTTTCGCAGCAGCCGCCTCATCCGCCGACGCGCCCACAGCACCGGGGACTTCGCCGGTCTCGGCCAGATGATTCAGATGCTCGATCAGTTCGCTGTCATCGCCTTCCGGTTCGGCCTCGGTCTGTTCGAGGTTATCCAAGATGGCCTTGATGCAATCGAGTGATTCCAGGATCAATGTCACCGCCGCGGCGGAAACCTCAAGTTTGCCCTCGCGGAACTGACCCAGCACGTTCTCAGAAGCGTGCGCAACAGCCTCCAACCGGGGCAGCCCCAGGAAGCCACATGTTCCCTTGATGGTGTGAACCAGACGGAAGATGTTGCTGAGAATCGCCTCATCATTCGGATTCTGCTCGAACTTGACCAGCTCAACGTCGAGCGTGTCCATGCTTTCCTTCGTTTCCGTTAGGAATTCACTAAGCAAATCATCCATTGCATGCCCCCAAGGTCATCGTCGCCGGAATGGCGGTTGTTGTTATTGCCCACAGACGTTTCCCAATAGCGCCCAATAGTACCGCACGATACGTGTCAGCATTACGCCCGCAGACTCTGTTGCTCATTCGCCGGTTGCGTCTCACAATAATACCGTATCTTCTTTAACTGCCAAAGAAAAGTTGGACCGTGCCTACATTTTCATGGAAAGGTTAACAAAGCATTAGGCTTCCCCCCTAAAGACATGCTTCAGCCCCCGGCCCTGGCAATCAGAGAAACCTTCCCCGTTTCAATCGTCAGTTCAAGGCTGTAGCCCGCTTGTTCCGACATCAGACGGGTCCACTCACCCTGTACGGCGCGTGCCGTCAACATCCCTGTCTGCGCGGTTCCTTGCAGCGCGGCAACCACCTCCCCAGGGAGCATTGCATCGTCGCCCGTCGACGTGACCGTCAACATGTCGTCATCCACCGACACCGACAGTGTGCCGCCGCGTATCAGTGCCTCATGTGCCAGGATCACCATATTCAGCACCAGTTTGCCACAGCCATCCCCCAGGTCCGGCACGATCGGGGGCAACGGCCAGTCCAGGCGCGTATTCCCGCTTTCCACAAAGGCATGCGTCACACTTCGAAGCTCTGGCACATCGTCCGAGCCCCGCCCTGCAGAACCATAGGCCAGCCGGAAAAACTTGAGCCGGGACACGATCTGATCGGCACTCTTGCTTACCAGCGCCATTGCGTCGTCATTCGGCTCGCCCGGGACCAGTTCGCCCAGGAATTCCACGCCGTTGGCAACTGCACCGGCAGGACCGACCAGTTCATGACACAGCCGCGACGCCAGCAATTCAGCTACTCGAATTTCCACTTGTTTGTTCTGCCTCATCTCAATTTTAGCTTGTTTGATGTCCAGATATCGAAATGAAAGAAAGATTTCTTTGCGCTGGATCAGTGTAATATATCTATCAAAAAAATGGATATCCCCGATGACGCTTTTTTGACGACATTTGCCTAAAAGACGATGTATCGACCTTATTCAGTGCCGACGCGCCGCAGAAATCACCCAAGAGGACCTTCCTATGACCGAAATTCCTGATACGACCTTCGTTCCGGGCGCATGGGTCCGTCTGCCGCAGGCCCCGGATTGGGGCATAGGCCAGGTGCAAAGCGCCATTGGCGCACGTGTCACGGTCAATTTCGAACATCGCGGCAAGCAGTTGATCAATACCGATCAGGCAACGCTCGTCGCGGTGAGTGTAGAGGATGACGTTAACAAGGCAGACCAGTAGAAGACGATCCCCTATGGATCGGGTAAAGTGGCGTAAATATGCCATAATAAAATAAATCAGGAAGACAACGAAGATCGGGAAGGAGCACAACAGGTCATGGCCGAACTCGTTGGCGAAGTTAAGAAATTCCGCAACCCTGGCTTCGGGCGCCGCAAGGCCGTTCCCCATCCGAAGGGACGCCAGTTGGACCCGCAGGCACAAGACGAGGTGCGCACACTGATCGGCGACGGGTCACATGACCACGATCTGCTGATCGAATATCTGCACCTGATCCAGGATGAATACGGCCATCTGTCCGCCCGCCATATGCAGGCGCTGGCAGCCGAAATGCGCCTCTCGCAGACAGAAGTCTACGAAGTCGCCTCTTTCTATGCCCATTTCGATCTGGTTCTGGAAGACGATACCCCGCCGCCGCCGGTCACAATCCGTGTTTGCGACAGCCTGAGTTGTGAGATGGCGGGCGCACAGGAAATCCTGAAAAACCTGCCGGACGCCGCAGGCGGCGATGTCCGCGTCATCCGCGCCCCCTGCATGGGACGCTGTGACTGCGCGCCTGTTGCAGAGGTCGGGCACAAGCATTTCACCAAGACCACGGTCGATGAACTGGCCGCTGCCGCCAAGGCCGGGGACACGCATCCCGACCTGCCGGACTACCAGACACTGGACGCCTATCAGGCCGACGGCGGCTACGCGCTGTTGAATGCCTGCCTCAACGGCGACAAGACCGTTGAACAGATCATCGAGACACTGGAAGGTGCTGGCCTGCGCGGCCTGGGCGGTGCGGGCTTCCCGACCGGCAAGAAATGGAAATTCGTCCGCATGGAAGAAGGCCCGCGCCTGATGGCCGTCAACGGTGACGAAGGCGAACCTGGCACCATCAAGGACCTGCACTATCTTTCCCAAAAGCCGCATCAGTTCCTGGAAGGTATGCTGATCGGCGCCTGGGCGGTCGAGGCCGAAGCCGTCTATGTCTATATCCGTGACGAATATCCGACGGTCATCAAACTGTTGAAGGCGGAAATTGCCGCTGTCGAGGCCGCCGGGCTCGCCAAGCACACCAAGATTCATCTGCGCCGTGGCGCGGGGGCCTATATCTGCGGTGAAGAATCGGCGATGATCGAATCCATCGAAGGCAAGCGCGGTCTGCCCCGGCACCGCCCGCCCTTCGTCGCCCAGAAGGGTATCTTCGACCGGCCGACCCTGGTCAACAACGTTGAAAGCCTCTACTGGGTGCCGGAAATCGTCAACAAGGGTGCGGACTGGTTTGCCTCTCACGGCGCCAACGGCCGCAAGGGCCTGCGCAGCTATTCCGTGTCAGGCCGGGTCAAGGAGCCGGGCGTGAAACTGGCCCCTGCCGGTGTCACCATCCGCGAATTGATCGACGACTATTGCGGCGGCATGCTGGACGGGCACGACCTGAAAGCGTACCTGCCGGGCGGTGCCTCCGGCGGCATCCTGCCTGCAAGCATGGACGATATCCCGCTGGACTTCGACACGCTACAGCCCTTTGGCTGTTTCATCGGTTCCGCCGCCGTCATGGTACTTTCCGACAAGGACAGCGTGCGCGATGCGGCCTTCAACGTGATGAAATTCTTCGAGGATGAAAGCTGCGGCCAGTGCACGCCCTGCCGGGTGGGCACGGAAAAGGCGGTCAAGCTGATGGCCAAGGAGAAATGGGATCTGGACCTGCTGGAGGAGCTTTGCCAGACCATGGCGGACGCTTCGATCTGTGGCCTGGGCCAGGCGGCCCCCAACCCGATCCGCAGCCTGATCAAATACTTCCCCGAGGAAGTGCCGGGCTGACAACCGGTCAGACCAATGCAGAAAAGCCACCTCGCCGCCGGTGGCTTTTTTGTTATGATGATAGCGCATAAGTCCGCATGCACAGGAGATATCACAACCCAAACCACGGGAGGAAATCGAATGAGCAAGAGCCTGCTATCCCATGCGATCAAATACTATCTGAGTGGAATCGACACCGATACTTTCGTCGATGACTTCATCAAGCGCTGGGACAGGGAACGAAACAGTGGCGAGCTAAGCAAAGACGGAGACAATCTCGACCTTTGCCTGTCCAACATATTTTATGCCATCGATATGTACGACACGGGCGAAACGGACCTGGGCAGCCCGGAGTTGAACAAGGACCACCTGCGAACTGAAATCGGCAAGCAGCTGCACGACCTGATCCGCGCCAATGCGAAATACCGGAAAGTCTACGAAGAGGTAGAAAAGAGCCTGAAAAAATAAAAGCGGGCGGCCCCTTCCGGCCGCGCGCTTTTGGGAGGAATGAAACGCGTTAGCGCAAGTCAGCGATCAACGCTTGCCGTCAAAAACACCGTGGGAGACAGCGGTAATGTCGGAGCGCGAAAGACCGATGTCTTTCAACTGGCTATCGGTCAGGCCCTGCAGGATCAGGCGGGTACGCTCTTCTTCATAGAATTTCATAACCTTCGCCCCGGCAGTGCGGAAAACCGCAGCTACCTTTGCAATCAGACCGCCCTGGCTGTGTCCGGATACCGGAGCAAAACCACCAACTGTCGCGTTCTTCAATGCAGCCATCGTCTTCATCCTCAATTCATGCAGGTAACAGGGGTAAATCAGCGGCGGCAGCGACCTTGGGAGTATTGGGGGAGAGGGAGGGTTGGTCACCGCCGCCGTTCGAGAGATATGTAATAATCTTTCGCCGGAAAAACACGCGGGAAAAAAGCAATCCATCTCTGCAAGAAATGCATAGCTTTCAGCCCTGTAACAAAAGAACCGTTTCATCCGGATTTCATAAAGTCTTGTTACTGGCTTTACCCTGGCTCTTGAAAGTTAGGTTACTTTCCACTTGCGATATGTATCGATCCGATATATAGAGTTTCGGCATATATTGGTGCAGTCCTGACATATCTCGACAAACTTTTCACTTGGATTGGTGTTAAAAGCGGTCAGGCAAACCAAAACGGTGGGGCAAATAGGGGCATAAGAAATGCGGTATTTCCGTATTTGATGACATTTTTCATGATCATGGTGTGACGATGGATATCAGGACAACCTGTCTGGGTGTACTGGCGCTGGGCGATGCCAGCGGGTACGAAATCCGGAAATCCTTTGAAGAAGGTCCCTTCTCCCATTTTGCCGAAGGCGGTTTTGGGTCGATTTACCCTGCGCTCAACAAAATGGAGGTCGAAGGCCTGGTCACATCGCGTTTGCAGGAACAGAAGAAACGCCCTGCAAAGAAGATCTATTCCATTACGGCCAAGGGACGGCTTGTGTTGATGGATGCCTTGTCCAAGCCCCCTCGGGACGACCGGTTCAAGTCGGACTTCCTCTTTACCATGTTCTTTGCCGACTATCTTGATCCGACGGATGTCGAGACGATTATTGATCAACGTGTGAAAAACCTCACAGACAATATCCGCCACATGGAAGAATACTGCCAGGATGACTGCACCCCGCCGACCAAAGGCGCGGTGTTCGTGCGGGACTTTGGCCTGGCCATGCAAAGGGCTGCCCGCGACTTCCTGGAAAATGAGAAACACAAGGCCGTTGCCGCCGCCCTACAGGGTGCGGACAGGGACGAAAGCCCCGGTGATGGCAGGACAGACGATAAATCCCAAGCTGCTGAGTGAATAAGATGAGCAATCGGTTACTGAAGGTCCGCCCTTCCCTTTACATCTCCGCCGGCCTCGCCGTAGCGGTCGGCCTGTGGCTGTGGTCCGGGCAATGGGTCAACGCGGAAGAAAACAGCACACAAGCCCCATCCACCGAGCAGCAGGATGAGGTTGTTGCCCTGCAGTCGGTCCGTACAGCCACGAGCCAGGCACAATTGCATCAGGCCGTGCTGAAAATCAGCGGCCGCACGGCCTATGAAAAACAGGTTCAGGTCAATGCGGAAATCGACGGGCGGATTGCCCAGGTCGATATGGAAGAAAGCCATGCCGTCAAAAAGGGTCAGGTAATCGCCCGGGTGGCAATTGAAGACCGCCAGGCCCGCGTTGCCGAGGCCCAGGCGCTGCTGACCCAGCGTAAGATTGAATATGATGCCGCAAACAAACTCGCGAAAAAGGGCTTTCAGTCGGAAATCCGCCGATCGGAAGCGGCGGCAAACCTGCAATCTGCCAAGGCACAGCTCCGTCAGGCGCAGATCGCGCTGAACAATACGGCCATCACCTCTCCCCTCGACGGTCGGGTCAGGACACAATCTGTTGAGGTTGGTGACTATGTGAAGGGCGGTGACCCGATCGCAACGCTGGTGGATATGAACCCGATCCTGGTCAAAGGTCAGGTCTCTGAACGCGATATCAACGAAATCGCCCTTGGATCACAGGCCGAGGTGACGCTCATCACCGGTCAGGCCCTGCAAGGGATCATCAGCCGCATCGCCCCGGTCGCCGAAGAGGCAACCCGCACCTTTGAAGTGGCCGTCGAAGTCGAAAATCCCGGCAACGTCATTCCCGTCGGCATAACGGCGGAAATGAAACTGCCGCTGCAGCAGGTCAAGGCCCATATCCTGTCCCCGTCCCTTTTGACGCTGAACGATGCTGGCGAGATCGGCGTGAAATATGTCGACGATGACAGCGTCGCCCGTTTCACACCGGTTACCATCGTCGAGGACACCCTGAAAGGCATGTGGGTCATGGGGCTTCCTGACATGGTGAACCTGATCGTCGTCGGTCAGGAGTATGTAAAAGACGGCCAAAAGGTCAAAACTGCCGACGTCGCGGTCAACGGCTGAGCGCAAGGTGAAACGAAGGATAAGCAGGTCTTCCCATGAGTATCATCCAATCCGCCCTCAGTCGGGCGCGAACAGTCATCGCCTTGCTGGTGTTCATCCTGATTGCCGGTTCGATCGCCTATGTCAGCATTCCCAAGGAATCGGACCCGGACGTCAATATCCCGATCATCTATGTCTCGCTCAGCCATGAGGGGATTTCCCCGGAGGATGCGGAACGCCTCCTGGTCCG
The Aestuariispira ectoiniformans genome window above contains:
- a CDS encoding hybrid sensor histidine kinase/response regulator; this translates as MDDLLSEFLTETKESMDTLDVELVKFEQNPNDEAILSNIFRLVHTIKGTCGFLGLPRLEAVAHASENVLGQFREGKLEVSAAAVTLILESLDCIKAILDNLEQTEAEPEGDDSELIEHLNHLAETGEVPGAVGASADEAAAAKQEDEEAAAAMEAEAAAEPAAPATGSAALDAMMNSEEVAQDSPELQAAFEAAEYKGPGDPMAAKKRSEAGGADEKPAEEASQVPAPVKETAPAAADSHKDDRKTTMAAEKKEGSGIVQTIRVNVDLLENLMTMVSELVLTRNQLLQILRSHGDKHGDSEFNAPLQRLSHVTSELQEGVMKTRMQPIGNAWAKLPRIVRDLSIELNKKIDLQMIGAETELDRQVLDIIKDPLTHMVRNSADHGIEDPATREASGKSETGTITLNAYHEGGHIHIEISDDGRGLNMARIREKVISNGLASESELESMNDHQIQQFIFAAGFSTAQQVTSVSGRGVGMDVVKTNIDKIGGNVELKSVEGKGSTFLIKIPLTLAIVSALIVECAEERFAIPQISVVELVRSSDNSEHTIENIHGTPVLRLRNVLLPLVRLRQLLGVPGEEEQDLNREHFIVVAQVGTNSFGIIVDKIFDSEEIVVKPVSSILRNIEIFSGNTILGDGSVILILDLNGIAKTLGEMSGVADHRAAEEAAAIRAEGDAERVALLLFRAGSEAPKAVPLGLVARLEEVDFDKVEFTNGQALVQYRGQLMPLVPINDSYTFPETGKKPTLVFSDRDRSMGLVVDEILDIVEDRLNVELSAERTGMVGSAIVNGKATEIIDTGYYLTQAFSDWFGSGADQIGGVTDRRKVLLVDDSAFFRNLLSPILSVAGYEVTAVEGGEAAMNLCERGEKFDIIVSDIEMPGMNGFDLCRTIRSGSRWQDLPVVAMTSRTSPSDLEQGREVGFTDYVAKHDRDGLLQALADTAWTES
- a CDS encoding histidine phosphotransferase family protein, with protein sequence MEIRVAELLASRLCHELVGPAGAVANGVEFLGELVPGEPNDDAMALVSKSADQIVSRLKFFRLAYGSAGRGSDDVPELRSVTHAFVESGNTRLDWPLPPIVPDLGDGCGKLVLNMVILAHEALIRGGTLSVSVDDDMLTVTSTGDDAMLPGEVVAALQGTAQTGMLTARAVQGEWTRLMSEQAGYSLELTIETGKVSLIARAGG
- a CDS encoding DUF3553 domain-containing protein, which translates into the protein MTEIPDTTFVPGAWVRLPQAPDWGIGQVQSAIGARVTVNFEHRGKQLINTDQATLVAVSVEDDVNKADQ
- a CDS encoding NADH-ubiquinone oxidoreductase-F iron-sulfur binding region domain-containing protein — translated: MAELVGEVKKFRNPGFGRRKAVPHPKGRQLDPQAQDEVRTLIGDGSHDHDLLIEYLHLIQDEYGHLSARHMQALAAEMRLSQTEVYEVASFYAHFDLVLEDDTPPPPVTIRVCDSLSCEMAGAQEILKNLPDAAGGDVRVIRAPCMGRCDCAPVAEVGHKHFTKTTVDELAAAAKAGDTHPDLPDYQTLDAYQADGGYALLNACLNGDKTVEQIIETLEGAGLRGLGGAGFPTGKKWKFVRMEEGPRLMAVNGDEGEPGTIKDLHYLSQKPHQFLEGMLIGAWAVEAEAVYVYIRDEYPTVIKLLKAEIAAVEAAGLAKHTKIHLRRGAGAYICGEESAMIESIEGKRGLPRHRPPFVAQKGIFDRPTLVNNVESLYWVPEIVNKGADWFASHGANGRKGLRSYSVSGRVKEPGVKLAPAGVTIRELIDDYCGGMLDGHDLKAYLPGGASGGILPASMDDIPLDFDTLQPFGCFIGSAAVMVLSDKDSVRDAAFNVMKFFEDESCGQCTPCRVGTEKAVKLMAKEKWDLDLLEELCQTMADASICGLGQAAPNPIRSLIKYFPEEVPG
- a CDS encoding colicin immunity domain-containing protein; this encodes MSKSLLSHAIKYYLSGIDTDTFVDDFIKRWDRERNSGELSKDGDNLDLCLSNIFYAIDMYDTGETDLGSPELNKDHLRTEIGKQLHDLIRANAKYRKVYEEVEKSLKK
- a CDS encoding DUF1127 domain-containing protein, which gives rise to MAALKNATVGGFAPVSGHSQGGLIAKVAAVFRTAGAKVMKFYEEERTRLILQGLTDSQLKDIGLSRSDITAVSHGVFDGKR
- a CDS encoding PadR family transcriptional regulator, producing MDIRTTCLGVLALGDASGYEIRKSFEEGPFSHFAEGGFGSIYPALNKMEVEGLVTSRLQEQKKRPAKKIYSITAKGRLVLMDALSKPPRDDRFKSDFLFTMFFADYLDPTDVETIIDQRVKNLTDNIRHMEEYCQDDCTPPTKGAVFVRDFGLAMQRAARDFLENEKHKAVAAALQGADRDESPGDGRTDDKSQAAE
- a CDS encoding efflux RND transporter periplasmic adaptor subunit, coding for MSNRLLKVRPSLYISAGLAVAVGLWLWSGQWVNAEENSTQAPSTEQQDEVVALQSVRTATSQAQLHQAVLKISGRTAYEKQVQVNAEIDGRIAQVDMEESHAVKKGQVIARVAIEDRQARVAEAQALLTQRKIEYDAANKLAKKGFQSEIRRSEAAANLQSAKAQLRQAQIALNNTAITSPLDGRVRTQSVEVGDYVKGGDPIATLVDMNPILVKGQVSERDINEIALGSQAEVTLITGQALQGIISRIAPVAEEATRTFEVAVEVENPGNVIPVGITAEMKLPLQQVKAHILSPSLLTLNDAGEIGVKYVDDDSVARFTPVTIVEDTLKGMWVMGLPDMVNLIVVGQEYVKDGQKVKTADVAVNG